A portion of the Punica granatum isolate Tunisia-2019 chromosome 7, ASM765513v2, whole genome shotgun sequence genome contains these proteins:
- the LOC116213645 gene encoding ABC transporter G family member 18-like: MARRERLDRNKSLESLLDMDTTKSAGPAPAKMIPSHGLEFNNLSYSVIKKQKKDGVWIKKEAYLLNDISGQAMRGEVMAIMGPSGAGKSTFLDALAGRIAQGSLEGSVRIEGRPVTTSYMKMISSYVMQDDQLFPMLTVFETFMFAAEVRLPPSISRHEKKKRVYELLEQLGLQSATHTYIGDEGRRGVSGGERRRVSIGIDIIHKPSLLFLDEPTSGLDSTSAYSVVEKVKDIARGGSIVLMTIHQPSYRIQLLLDRITVLARGRLIYMGSPLSLPAHLSGFGRPVPEGENSLEYLLDVIKEYDDSTVGLEPLVLYQRDGIKPDLVARTPVPKTPKGPKMPKTPQTPYGTTSGSRFNLRSQTYSAGNRTPKTDSGKFDYEDDDEDNFDNSLERKTVHTPMHMQSGVYPRLASHFYKDFSTWIYHGVKDGVKGTPRRPPSWTPARTPGTKTPMYGPTSHVSSQYPTPQYYNNNSQRAHPRPKTPVIFSPSPDPYAVSYEEFEIEEALDAPYHGPKFANPWAREVMVLSWRTGLNVIRTPELFLSREIVLTVMALILSSLFKNLKHLDFETINRLLNFYIFAVCLVFFSSNDAVPTFIQERFIFIRETSHNAYRASSYVISSLLVYLPFFAIQGFTFAVITHYMLKLNSSLLYFWVILYASLITTNAYVMLVSALVPSYITGYAVVIATTALFFLTCGFFLKRSHIPWTWRWLHYISAIKYPFEALLTNEFKGTHCYNGNFSELSPGPLGDIRISKLHDITPGLQKPCLLIGQDILFTMDITETHIWYDVGILLAWGVLYRLLFYLVLRFYSKNERK; encoded by the exons ATGGCAAGGCGCGAGCGGTTAGACAGGAACAAGAGCCTGGAGAGCCTCCTGGACATGGACACAACTAAGAGCGCAGGGCCTGCACCAGCGAAGATGATCCCCAGCCACGGCCTTGAGTTCAACAACCTTTCCTACAGCGTCATCAAGAAGCAGAAGAAAGACGGAGTCTGGATCAAGAAGGAGGCGTACCTACTGAATGACATCTCGGGGCAGGCGATGAGGGGTGAGGTCATGGCCATCATGGGGCCAAGTGGAGCCGGGAAGTCCACTTTCCTTGACGCACTGGCTGGACGAATTGCACAGGGCAGCCTTGAGGGATCTGTCAGGATCGAGGGAAGGCCG GTTACCACGAGTTACATGAAGATGATCTCATCATACGTGATGCAAGATGACCAGCTCTTCCCTATGTTGACTGTTTTCGAGACGTTCATGTTTGCCGCCGAGGTAAGGCTTCCTCCATCGATTTCCAGGcacgagaagaagaagagagtcTATGAGCTCCTCGAGCAACTTGGTCTACAG AGTGCTACTCACACATATATAGGGGACGAGGGTAGGAGAGGAGTGTCAGGAGGGGAACGCAGAAGGGTTTCTATTGGAATCGACATTATTCATAAACCCTCTCTGCTGTTCCTTGACGAGCCCACCTCCGGTCTTGATTCCACGAGCGCTTACAGCGTCGTGGAGAAGGTGAAAGACATAGCACGAGGCGGTAGCATAGTCCTTATGACCATCCATCAGCCTTCTTACAGGATTCAGCTCCTCCTAGACCGAATCACAGTCCTAGCAAG GGGAAGATTGATTTACATGGGAAGTCCGCTCTCGCTTCCAGCCCATCTCTCAGGGTTCGGAAGACCGGTTCCTGAAGGAGAAAACAGCCTCGAGTATCTCCTCGATGTGATTAAAGAATACGATGACTCAACTGTGGGTCTCGAGCCCCTTGTACTATATCAACGAGATGGCATCAAACCTGATCTTGTGGCACGGACCCCAGTTCCCAAGACACCCAAGGGGCCCAAGATGCCGAAAACACCCCAAACTCCTTATGGGACCACCTCAGGATCAAGGTTCAATCTCAGATCTCAAACTTATTCTGCTGGAAATAGGACCCCAAAAACGGATTCAGGGAAGTTTGATTacgaagatgatgatgaggacAACTTCGATAACTCCCTCGAGCGTAAGACAGTCCACACGCCCATGCACATGCAGAGTGGAGTATATCCGAGATTGGCGTCCCACTTCTATAAGGACTTCTCCACGTGGATCTACCATGGGGTCAAGGATGGGGTCAAGGGGACTCCACGCCGCCCTCCCTCGTGGACCCCAGCACGGACTCCTGGTACCAAAACACCGATGTATGGGCCGACAAGCCACGTCTCGAGCCAATACCCGACTCCTCAGTACTATAACAACAACAGCCAACGTGCTCATCCTCGCCCCAAAACCCCTGTGATCTTCAGCCCCTCACCGGATCCATATGCTGTTTCCTATGAAGAATTCGAGATTGAAGAAGCCCTCGATGCACCTTACCACGGACCGAAGTTCGCCAACCCATGGGCCCGTGAGGTCATGGTCCTGTCTTGGCGAACTGGACTCAATGTGATCCGAACTCCTGAACTCTTTCTCTCTCGTGAGATTGTCCTGACAGTGATGGCCCTCATCCTATCCTCCCTCTTCAAAAACTTAAAACACCTCGACTTCGAGACTATCAACAGGCTTCTCAATTTTTACATATTTGCCGTCTGCCttgtcttcttctcctccaacGACGCGGTCCCGACCTTCATCCAAGAAAGGTTCATCTTCATCAGGGAGACATCTCACAACGCTTACCGAGCTTCTTCCTATGTCATCTCTTCTCTCCTCGTCTACCTCCCATTCTTCGCTATTCAGGGCTTCACGTTCGCAGTCATAACTCATTATATGCTCAAGCTAAACAGCAGTCTCCTTTACTTCTGGGTGATTCTATATGCCTCTCTCATCACGACCAATGCTTATGTTATGCTCGTAAGTGCCCTGGTCCCAAGCTACATCACAGGATATGCGGTCGTGATAGCCACCACAGCTCTATTCTTTCTCACCTGCGGCTTCTTCCTTAAGAGATCACATATACCTTGGACATGGAGGTGGCTCCATTACATCTCCGCAATTAAATACCCATTCGAGGCATTACTTACAAACGAATTTAAAGGAACTCACTGTTACAATGGAAACTTCTCAGAACTCTCACCCGGGCCACTCGGAGATATTCGGATAAGCAAGTTGCATGATATCACCCCGGGCCTTCAAAAGCCTTGCTTGCTCATTGGACAAGACATTCTGTTCACAATGGACATCACAGAGACACATATATGGTATGATGTTGGTATTCTTCTCGCATGGGGAGTCCTCTACAGGCTTCTCTTCTACTTGGTCCTGAGATTCTACTCCAAGAATGAGAGGAAATGA